The Vidua macroura isolate BioBank_ID:100142 chromosome 4, ASM2450914v1, whole genome shotgun sequence genome window below encodes:
- the SOWAHB gene encoding ankyrin repeat domain-containing protein SOWAHB codes for MARELSQEAVLDFLWAAGGRAPNTALLRHFQRFLRDPALTEQQRRERREYFKSLVNSLATVHPAAAPGASKDIVLRRRYRDLLDEELPPPEEQREQEEEKNEPPPPPRRDPDGRRGPRGEAAEQGQPGGAGGCAARGRGGPCCECRRARRAAAAVPAPGPGTPPAPRPPRSRSPPPPPQPPPYRTQPLSSGPWALRPGGTARPHPPALPSYPGALFPAVPPRSLSPPPPAAGPPSATAPRSRTPPGPEMPPPYRLPQPRSPPQPATGMPLLKAPRPSASPGRRPHAGPIPSPLLSSGPRALSPRDLPPSRSLPLLSAPEVLPLSRSLQVLPASPSSSSLLLSGPEVLASTRLPPSQSRSLQQLPTRPSPDLPRGSRGLAPKGSTQPQVLRLYPCQSLTLPSGPGILPTTRSPPPQSLPQSATLPSPSRSLQPPLARSPPSQSLLPAQGPAVPQAPESQPPAPLPVFRSIRCQLALSEAQGNPPSVHDDCGRQPRSALAKSSPRNAASRGPVVPLGQREHAWLVAMSAGCWAQVRGLFLEEPELALQRDFISGFTVLHWLAKHGDGPGLQELAAAARQVGLALDVDARSGCGYTPLHLAAIHGHQLVIKVLVLQLGCQVQVRDGSGRRPWEYLGSSTSGEIWQLLEAPRGTIMFPTQPLARSVSSVSKVSPSTGRAALPACLRVQLGRGAVSHPSGSDSD; via the coding sequence ATGGCGCGGGAGCTGAGCCAGGAGGCTGTGCTGGACTTCCTCTGGGCGGCCGGGGGGCGAGCCCCCAACACGGCGCTGCTCCGCCACTTCCAGCGGTTCCTCCGCGACCCGGCGCTGACGGAGCAGCAGCGGCGGGAGCGCCGCGAGTACTTCAAGAGCCTCGTCAACTCCCTGGCCACCGTCcaccccgccgccgcccccggcgcCTCCAAGGACATCGTCCTCCGCCGCAGGTACCGCGACCTCCTCGATGAGGAGCTGCCACCTCCGGAGGAACAgcgggagcaggaggaagaaaagaacgagccgccgccgccgccccgacGCGACCCCGACGGGCGGCGCGGCCCCCGCGGGGAGGCGGCGGAGCAGGGgcagcccggcggggcggggggctgcgccgcccggggccggggcgggccgtGCTGCGAGTGCCGCCGGGCGcgccgcgctgccgccgccgtGCCCGCGCCGGGCCCCGGGACACCGCCCGCCCCCcggccgccccgctcccgctccccgccgccaccgccgcagCCGCCCCCGTACCGGACCCAGCCGCTGTCCTCGGGCCCCTGGGCGCTTCGCCCCGGCGGCACAGCGCGGCCCCATCCCCCGGCGCTGCCGTCGTATCCTGGGGCGCTGTTCCCCGCGGTGCCGCCCCGGTCCCTatcgccgccgccgcctgccgccgggccgccctctGCCACAGCGCCCCGGTCCCGGACGCCACCGGGCCCAGAGATGCCGCCTCCCTACAGGTTGCCTCAGCCCCGATCTCCGCCGCAGCCGGCGACTGGGATGCCCTTACTGAAGGCCCCTCGACCCTCAGCAAGCCCGGGGAGGCGACCCCACGCCGGACCCATCCCGTCCCCGCTGCTGTCATCGGGCCCCAGGGCGCTGTCCCCCCGTGACCTGCCCCCATCCCGATCCTTGCCGTTGCTGTCCGCCCCGGAGGTGCTGCCCCTGTCCCGGTCCCTGCAGGTACTCCCCGCCAGCCCCTCCTCATCGTCACTGCTTTTGTCAGGCCCCGAGGTGCTCGCTTCCACCAGGCTGCCCCCATCGCAGTCcaggtccctgcagcagctccccaccAGGCCGTCCCCAGACCTGCCGAGGGGATCCAGGGGGCTGGCCCCCAAGGGATCAACCCAACCTCAAGTCCTGCGACTGTACCCGTGTCAAAGCCTGACACTGCCGTCAGGTCCTGGGATCCTGCCCACAACCAGGTCCCCCCCACCTCAATCCCTGCCACAGTCCGCCACTCTCCCGTCCCCATCCCgctccctgcagccacccctTGCCAGGTCacccccatcccagtccctgctgccagcacagggccccGCAGTGCCCCAAGCCCCGGAGAGCCAGCCCCCGGCACCGCTGCCTGTTTTCCGGAGCATCAGGTGCCAGCTCGCTTTGTCGGAGGCGCAGGGCAACCCCCCCTCAGTGCACGATGACTGCGGGCGGCAGCCTCGCTCCGCGCTCGCCAAGAGCTCCCCTAGGAACGCCGCAAGCCGGGGGCCCGTGGTGCCGCTGGGACAGCGGGAGCACGCCTGGCTGGTGGCAATGTCAGCGGGCTGCTGGGCTCAGGTGCGAGGGCTCTTTCTGGAAGAGCCTGAGctggccctgcagagggacttcATATCAGGCTTCACGGTCCTTCACTGGCTGGCCAAGCACGGCGACGGGCCgggcctgcaggagctggcagcgGCGGCGCGGCAGGTCGGGCTGGCCCTGGACGTGGACGCCCGCTCGGGCTGCGGGTACACGCCGCTGCACCTGGCTGCCATACACGGCCACCAGCTTGTCATcaaggtgctggtgctgcagctggggtgCCAGGTGCAGGTGCGGGACGGCAGCGGGCGCCGGCCGTGGGAATACCTGGGCAGCTCCACCTCGGGGGAGatctggcagctcctggaggcaCCCCGTGGCACAATCATGTTCCCCACGCAGCCCCTGGCCCGCAGCGTGTCCTCTGTCAGCAAGGTCTCGCCGTCCACCGGCAGGGCAGcgctgcctgcctgcctcagGGTGCAGCTCGGGCGTGGGGCAGTGTCCCACCCATCCGGCAGCGACAGCGACTGA